One Synechococcus sp. MU1617 genomic window, TGTTGGAGCAGGGGCCAGAAAGTCAGTCTGCTTCTGGGGTTTGCTCAGGTGGAGTGTCTGCCGTCATGGGCTCCTCCGATCTCGATGCACTCACTCTCGTCAGCGATGAAGCCGGCGGCAATCAGCTGTCGTGCTCATTGCCTTTTTGGGCAAGTCCAACCCATGGTGGGAGTGGTGTGCCTCAGCGGGCTGAAGTGGCATCCCAGTGCAAGGCAAGCCAGAGGGTTCCAGGATCGGGATCCGTGCGCTCAACCCTGTGGCGTTGATGGGGCGGAATCAAAAGATGATCCCCAGGGCTGAGATCCACAATTCGATCGGGGTTCTGCAGGGCAACACAGGCGCTTCCCCGCAACACAAGCACCCATTCGTGATCGGACTGGTCCATCCATTCGTCATGAGGTGACAGGTAGCCGTTGGATGCAATCAGCAGCAATCTCCACGTCTCGGCAGACGCCAACACCCGCGTTGATTCTTCACCGGGAGGAGGGCACGGGGTCGCCAGCAGGTTGGCTTCTCCACCCGGCGCGTGGTCACGCTCACCCCAGCGCCGACCGATGTTGAAGCCCCAGGATTGGGCCAACTGAACGACCTGGTTGTGATCAGCACAAGCCGCCAGCTGATCATGGCTGCTGGAGTCGTTCTGCACACGCTCCGCAAGGAGCTGAAGTTGGGAAATCTTGTTGAGGAAACGGATCAGATCCTGCTCCGCCATGGGGACCACCACACAGCTTCAACAGTGATCCTGACAACAGACCAAATCAGAGATGGACGCAAAAGTCAGAAGATCCTGACCTTCTGTTTCATGCCGTCTGCAACCAAGGCACTCACCATCGGAGATCTGGAAGCTGGATTCTCGACCTACTGCCAGGCCCTTCGTCGCCTTGTTGCCGATGGACGCGACCTCAACGCCATTCGCCGGACGGTCTGCTGGGATTACCTCAACAGGTTGCACACCTCGCTTCCGAAGGACTACCGCTCTCCCGACGAACTGATCCAGCGGTACCAAAAGGAAGCATCACCTGCTCAAGCAGACTGATCAAAGCCACACCATCCTTGTGCTGAGCCAAGTCCTGCGCTGCTGCATTGGTGCGTTTCTAGTTCTGCTGCTGAGCCTTGGATCGAGCGGAACATCGCGTGCAGCCGCGGCGGACACCAGCCCCGGCGCTCTGTTGTTCGAACAGCATTGCGCTGGATGCCACATCAACGGGGGCAACATCATTCGCCGTGGGAAAAACCTGAAGCTCAAGACCCTCGAGCGTGATGAGATTGCAACGGCGACGGCCATCGCAGCCATCGCCCGGGAAGGGCGAGGCCAGATGAGCGGTTATGCCGACGTTCTTGGGACTGATGGGGACCAGCTCGTGGCCGAATGGATTCTCATCCAGGCTCAGAACGCTTGGACCCAGGGATAAACCTCGAGCGCCGTCCAAATCCTCTGCTTCCAATAGATGTCGTCCTCAACCAGCTTGCGAACAACGTCGATGTTGTCTGCTTCGAAGATTCCGAAAACGTGGGTACTTCCTTCGGTGGGACCAAGTGTGACCAGCGTCCCCTGCTCTTTCAGAGCCTGAAGACGAGCAAGGTGCTCATCACGATAAGGAGCACGCTTCTCAAGAGCATCCGTGCAGTAAGTGCCCCACAAGACGAAACGTGCCATAGCGAAGGATGAAACAACGAAGAACTTTTCAGTGAAAAATGATGGCATAACGACTTGAACAAAGGCTATGTTGTAAAGGTTGATTTCTCTCGAAAGCGATGCTCACTGGGAGCGACCTTCTCAATAAAGTCAAGGACCTGGGTGACGTCAGCAAGTCTGATCTTGTTCGTGCCTGTGGCTATGTCTCAAACAAAAAGGATGGTGCTGAACGTCTGAATTTCACCGCTTTTTATGAAGCACTGCTGGAGGCCAAAGGCGTCAGCCTTGGTGTAGGTGGTGTTGGCGGCGTGGGCAAAGGCGGCCGCAAACTCAGCTATGTGGCCACTGTGCAAGGCAACGGCAATCTGCTCATCGGCAAGGCCTATACAGCGCTGCTCGACCTGAAGCCTGGAGATGAATTTGAAATCAAACTGGGTCGCAAACAAATCCGTCTAACACCTGTAGGTGCCACTGACGAAGACGAAGAGTGATTGAACCTTTGAAAGCAGTGCAACCCCGGCCAAAGCCGGGGTTTTTTCATGGCTTGACCCGGATGGCAGCCACTAGGGCTGATCGGCGGCGGCACGCAACTCAGCGCAAAAACGACCAGCTTCCTGAGCAATCTCTCCTGGCGATGCTGCAGCCATCCTTTT contains:
- a CDS encoding Nif11 domain/cupin domain-containing protein gives rise to the protein MAEQDLIRFLNKISQLQLLAERVQNDSSSHDQLAACADHNQVVQLAQSWGFNIGRRWGERDHAPGGEANLLATPCPPPGEESTRVLASAETWRLLLIASNGYLSPHDEWMDQSDHEWVLVLRGSACVALQNPDRIVDLSPGDHLLIPPHQRHRVERTDPDPGTLWLALHWDATSAR
- a CDS encoding DUF3136 domain-containing protein, whose amino-acid sequence is MPSATKALTIGDLEAGFSTYCQALRRLVADGRDLNAIRRTVCWDYLNRLHTSLPKDYRSPDELIQRYQKEASPAQAD
- a CDS encoding c-type cytochrome; protein product: MLSQVLRCCIGAFLVLLLSLGSSGTSRAAAADTSPGALLFEQHCAGCHINGGNIIRRGKNLKLKTLERDEIATATAIAAIAREGRGQMSGYADVLGTDGDQLVAEWILIQAQNAWTQG
- a CDS encoding YciI family protein, producing MARFVLWGTYCTDALEKRAPYRDEHLARLQALKEQGTLVTLGPTEGSTHVFGIFEADNIDVVRKLVEDDIYWKQRIWTALEVYPWVQAF
- a CDS encoding AbrB family transcriptional regulator; this translates as MLTGSDLLNKVKDLGDVSKSDLVRACGYVSNKKDGAERLNFTAFYEALLEAKGVSLGVGGVGGVGKGGRKLSYVATVQGNGNLLIGKAYTALLDLKPGDEFEIKLGRKQIRLTPVGATDEDEE